Proteins from a single region of Bombus vancouverensis nearcticus chromosome 5, iyBomVanc1_principal, whole genome shotgun sequence:
- the LOC117159665 gene encoding diacylglycerol kinase eta isoform X1, whose protein sequence is MSPKQQRTRTRFKVITPFRSLVLCGKSKQEMEDWLNALRTVTKNHTQTDSGIAEMLSGNHQWYATSHARPTYCNICRDALYGVTSHGLSCEICKYKVHKRCSIKAINNCKWTTLASIGKDIIEDQDGNITMPHQWMEGNLPVSSKCSVCDKTCGSVLRLQDWRCLWCRATVHTACRPAISVKCPLGPVKLSVVPPTALHSIGSDEAWEATRPTGCSPLLVFVNSKSGDNQGIKFLRRFKQLLNPAQVFDLIKGGPGPGLRLFRHFDPFRILVCSGDGSVGWVLSEIDRLGMHKQCQVGVLPLGTGNDLARVLGWGSSCDDDAHLPQLLEKYEKAGTKMLDRWSIMTFERSISLPCPKSVLTHSNTTLKSSIIHQYEDNVVTHITNILESDEENVVLSNIRILCGTVKDFATYILENVNSEDQQVEEKCKILQQKLNSFLEILCKEEGYLTEHLDDADNITLNTEISVSPDNCEKGVLEKPEKDITNLKKVEKRRQLIEKETVISRANSLKRIVRKLVEYSHLVIDNQININTKHATKIGNTNSSLEDGTVLNSISNKRQQLDIPGLRVDHVDNLSVGPLIESVRSADNSTCTSPVPNLASLSPIPDLRRDSQPEELLTLPAPDGFADSRRNSENLPQVSFNFQLPTAQSVSLDNEQEAETPESNDQQISDSNNIDISSEFQISVTRTTFDTSSPSEDGTTQDISSDIDSIQSPEEHEQKLENKTKMEVTKGYIGSDAFDSEIRHIDSPDNSEMVTSEIQNSESLIGQDLTSIINGEEYDSVREYLENELENTDFTNEIARRSFKRSTKSSTVIEIENKIKYKVGSIGQNVNEANKFKDSQDAKASDLLSPVCCFTVSSETTATNEKPNNFPPTISVIINPPSPSMSIESQHDSDVEYKMKPYLRRQIGESMERLSVELPESGFSPQATRRISSGSLLKASEVVSLAATAAKFGGSNASLRHERVKSVEKTEDVKKLPIINPLVRLPMWPNVSGGTGLISQALLANADALCAAVSPLMDPDETLMEGYFERCVMNNYFGIGIDAKISLDFHHKREEHPEKCRSRAKNYMWYGVLGSKQWLQKTYKNLEQRVQLECDGQRIPLPSLQGIVVLNIPSFMGGTNFWGGTKEGDLFLAPSFDDRILEVVAVFGSVQMAASRLINLQHHRIAQCQTVQINILGDEGVPIQVDGEAWIQPPGIIRIIHKNRMQMLYRNRALETSLKTWEEKQRNTLNAISQSASTLSNTQLQSQTRSLQSHKPSYLNDDEMYILLGFIEVVTTLVKWVKLLIISHPSLEPDLYQVAARTAQALEQVHPDGKILQGINLRPVVTELVSSARQLYEDSCELLRDKAQSLKLREDLENKLSFSLASMEQELKKFTFDEGGTGLVYLQNLPSDEQGDRKNRHRGLFWLKFRRSGANSGAHTIRDQVTTWSVQEVCSWLENLQLGEYTDKFVSHDIRGRELLSLARRDLKELGITKVGHVKRILQAINDLNN, encoded by the exons ATGTCACCGAAGCAACAGAGAACCCGTACTCGATTCAAG GTGATAACTCCATTTCGATCACTGGTTCTCTGTGGGAAAAGTAAACAAGAAATGGAAGATTGGTTGAATGCATTAAGAACAGTAACAAAAAATCATACTCAGACAGATTCTGGAATTGCAGAAATGCTTAGTGGTAATCATCAGTGGTATGCAACAAGTCATGCAAGACCAACTTACTGTAATATTTGCAGAGATGCTCTTTATG GTGTTACTTCCCATGGTTTAAGTTgtgaaatatgtaaatataaagtaCACAAACGATGTAGCATAAAAGCAATAAATAATTGCAAATGGACCACATTGGCATCTATTGGCAAGGACATTATTGAGGACCAAGATGGG AACATTACTATGCCACATCAATGGATGGAAGGCAATTTACCAGTATCCTCAAAATGTTCTGTATGTGATAAAACTTGTGGCTCTGTTCTCAG GCTTCAAGATTGGAGATGTTTATGGTGCAGAGCTACAGTACATACAGCTTGTAGACCAGCcataagtgttaagtgtccatTAGGACCAGTTAAATTGAGTGTAGTTCCTCCTACAGCACTGCATAGTATAG gtAGCGATGAAGCTTGGGAAGCTACAAGACCTACTGGATGCAGCCCACTTTTAGTATTTGTAAATAGTAAATCAGGTGACAATCAAGGTATTAAATTTCTTAGAagatttaaacaattattaaatcCAGCACAAGTATTTGATCTTATAAAAGGAGGACCAGGACCAGg GTTAAGATTATTCCGTCACTTCGATCCTTTTCGTATATTGGTATGCAGTGGAGATGGATCTGTTGGTTGGGTTCTTTCTGAAATTGATCGCCTAGGAATGCAT aaGCAGTGTCAAGTTGGAGTTCTACCATTGGGAACTGGAAATGACCTAGCACGTGTATTGGGTTGGGGATCTTCTTGTGATGACGATGCTCATTTACCCCAGTTATTGGAAAAGTATGAGAAAGCAGGCACAAAAATGCTTGATCGGTGGAGTATTATGACTTTTGAACGTAGCATATCTTTGCCATGTCCTAAAAGTGTTTTAACTCATTCTAATACTACATTAAAATCTAGCATTATTCATCAATATGAGGATAATGTTGTTACtcatataacaaatattttagaATCAGACGAAGAAAATGTAGTTTTATCTAATATTAG aatTTTATGTGGCACAGTGAAAGATTTTGCAacatatatattggaaaatgtaAACTCAGAGGACCAACAAGtggaagaaaaatgtaaaatacttCAGCAAAAACTTAAttcatttttagaaatattgtgCAAAGAGGAAGGATATCTAACTGAGCACTTAGATGATGCAGATAACATTACTTTAAATACTGAAATTTCTGTTTCACCTGATAATTGTGAAAAAGGTGTATTAGAAAAACCTGAGAAAGatataacaaatttgaaaaaagttGAGAAAAGGAGACAACTTATAGAAAAGGAAACTGTAATTTCGAG AGCAAACAGTTTGAAAAGAATTGTAAGAAAACTTGTGGAATATTCTCATTTGGTTATAGATAATCAgattaatataaatacaaaacatGCTACTAAAAtaggaaatacaaatagttcaCTAGAAGATGGTACTGTATTAAATTCAATATCAA ATAAAAGACAACAATTGGATATCCCTGGTTTAAGAGTAGATCACGTTGACAATTTATCTGTAGGACCATTAATAGAATCTGTAAGAAGTGCAGATAATTCAACATGTACTAGCCCAGTGCCTAACTTGGCATCTTTGAGTCCAATACCTGATCTTAGGAGAGATTCTCAACCAGAggaattattgacattacctgCACCTGATGGTTTTGCTGATAGTAGACGAAATAGTGAAAATTTACCGCAAGT TTCATTTAACTTTCAACTGCCTACAGCTCAGTCTGTCTCTCTGGATAATGAGCAAGAAGCAGAAACACCTGAATCTAATGACCAACAAATATCTGACTCTAATAACATAGATATTTCTTCAGAATTTCAAATTAGTGTTACAAGAACTACTTTTGACACAAGTTCACCTTCGGAAGATGGAACTACACAAGACATTTCTTCTGACATAGATTCAATTCAATCACCAGAAGAACATGAACaaaaacttgaaaataaaactaaaatggAAGTAACTAAAG GGTATATAGGTAGTGATGCATTTGATTCTGAAATTAGGCACATTGATTCTCCCGATAATTCAGAAATGGTCACTAGTGAAATACAAAATTCTGAAAGTTTAATAGGACAAGATTTAACTAGTATAATAAATGGAGAAGAATATGATTCTGTAAGAGAATACCTAGAAAAtgaattagaaaatacagattttacAAATGAAATTGCTAGGCGATCATTTAAAAGATCAACAAAGAGTTCTACTGTTATAGAAATAGAG AACAAAATTAAGTACAAAGTGGGATCAATAGGACAGAATGTAAACGAAGCGAATAAATTTAAAGATTCTCAAGATGCTAAAGCATCCGATTTACTAAGCCCTGTATGTTGCTTTACTGTATCTTCGGAAACAACTGCAACAAACGAAAAACCTAATAACTTTCCACCTACAATAAGTGTTATAATTAATCCTCCCAGTCCATCAATGTCGATTGAAAGTCAGCACGATTCAGATGTAGAATATAAAATGAAGCCTTATTTAAGACGACAGATTGGTGAAAGTATGGAAAGAT TAAGTGTAGAACTACCAGAATCGGGTTTCTCTCCTCAAGCAACTCGTCGGATTAGCAGCGGAAGTTTGTTAAAAGCGTCAGAAGTTGTTTCTTTAGCTGCTACAGCTGCGAAATTTGGTGGTTCTAACGCAAGTTTACGTCACGAAAGAGTGAAATCTGTTGAAAAAACAGAAGATGTTAAAAAGCTGCCAATTATTAACCCATTAGTTCGGTTACCCATGTGGCCAa ATGTTAGCGGTGGAACAGGACTTATTAGTCAAGCATTACTTGCAAATGCAGATGCACTATGTGCTGCTGTATCACCATTAATGGATCCTGATGAAACATTAAT GGAAGGCTATTTTGAACGCTGTGTTATGAATAATTATTTTGGAATTGGCATAGATGCAAAAATTAGTCTTGATTTTCATCATAAAAGGGAAGAACATCCTGAAAAATGTCGTTCACGAGCAAAAAATTACATGTGGTATGGTGTATTAGGATCCAAACAATGGTTACAAAAAACATATAAGAATCTTGAACAAAGAGTACAATTAGAATGTGATGGTCAACGGATACCATTGCCTTCATTACAAGGAATTGTTGTATTAAACATTCCAAG CTTTATGGGTGGTACAAATTTTTGGGGAGGAACAAAAGAAGGAGATTTGTTTTTAGCACCTTCATTTGATGATCGTATATTGGAAGTTGTAGCTGTATTTGGTTCTGTTCAAATGGCTGCATCACGATTAATTAACTTACAACATCATAGAATTGCACAGTGTCAAACagttcaaattaatattttggGTGATGAGGGAGTACCTATACAAGTTGATGGTGAAGCTTGGATTCAACCTCCtggtattatacgtattatacatAAAAATCGTATGCAAATGCTTTACAGAAATAGG GCACTTGAAACATCCTTAAAAACATGGGAGGAGAAGCAACGCAATACACTCAATGCAATATCTCAGTCAGCATCTACTTTGAGCAATACACAATTGCAATCACAAACTAGGTCTCTACAATCACATAAGCCATCATATTTAAATGATGATGAAATGTATATTCTTTTGGGATTTATCGAAGTAGTTACAACTTTAGTTAAATGGGTCAAACTTCTCATTATATCACATCCAAGTTTGGAACCAGATTTGTATCAAGTTGCAGCACGAACAGCACAAGCTCTTGAACAAGTTCATCCAGATGGAAAAATTTTGCAAGGA ATTAATTTAAGACCAGTAGTAACAGAGTTGGTGTCAAGTGCAAGACAACTTTATGAAGACTCATGCGAATTACTCAGAGATAAAGCACAGAGTCTA AAATTACGGGAAGACTTAGAAAATAAACTATCATTTTCTTTGGCCAGTATGGAACAGGAATTAAAGAAATTTACGTTTGATGAAGGAGGTACAGGATTAGTATATTTACAAAACTTACCATCAGATGAGCAG GGAGATAGAAAGAATCGTCATAGAGGTTTGTTCTGGTTAAAGTTTCGACGTTCAGGGGCTAATTCTGGAGCACATACTATTCGAGATCAAGTTACTACATGGAGTGTACAAGAAGTGTGTTCCTGGTTGGAGAATTTACAGTTGGGTGAATATACTGATAAATTTGTTTCTCACGATATACGAGGTAGGGAATTATTATCATTAGCCCGTAGAGATCTCAAGGAACTTGGTATTACTAAAGTAGGACATGTTAAACGAATCTTACAAGCTATCAATGATCTAAATAAttaa
- the LOC117159665 gene encoding diacylglycerol kinase eta isoform X2, translating to MSPKQQRTRTRFKVITPFRSLVLCGKSKQEMEDWLNALRTVTKNHTQTDSGIAEMLSGNHQWYATSHARPTYCNICRDALYGVTSHGLSCEICKYKVHKRCSIKAINNCKWTTLASIGKDIIEDQDGNITMPHQWMEGNLPVSSKCSVCDKTCGSVLRLQDWRCLWCRATVHTACRPAISVKCPLGPVKLSVVPPTALHSIGSDEAWEATRPTGCSPLLVFVNSKSGDNQGIKFLRRFKQLLNPAQVFDLIKGGPGPGLRLFRHFDPFRILVCSGDGSVGWVLSEIDRLGMHKQCQVGVLPLGTGNDLARVLGWGSSCDDDAHLPQLLEKYEKAGTKMLDRWSIMTFERSISLPCPKSVLTHSNTTLKSSIIHQYEDNVVTHITNILESDEENVVLSNIRILCGTVKDFATYILENVNSEDQQVEEKCKILQQKLNSFLEILCKEEGYLTEHLDDADNITLNTEISVSPDNCEKGVLEKPEKDITNLKKVEKRRQLIEKETVISRANSLKRIVRKLVEYSHLVIDNQININTKHATKIGNTNSSLEDGTVLNSISNKRQQLDIPGLRVDHVDNLSVGPLIESVRSADNSTCTSPVPNLASLSPIPDLRRDSQPEELLTLPAPDGFADSRRNSENLPQVSFNFQLPTAQSVSLDNEQEAETPESNDQQISDSNNIDISSEFQISVTRTTFDTSSPSEDGTTQDISSDIDSIQSPEEHEQKLENKTKMEVTKGYIGSDAFDSEIRHIDSPDNSEMVTSEIQNSESLIGQDLTSIINGEEYDSVREYLENELENTDFTNEIARRSFKRSTKSSTVIEIENKIKYKVGSIGQNVNEANKFKDSQDAKASDLLSPVCCFTVSSETTATNEKPNNFPPTISVIINPPSPSMSIESQHDSDVEYKMKPYLRRQIGESMERLSVELPESGFSPQATRRISSGSLLKASEVVSLAATAAKFGGSNASLRHERVKSVEKTEDVKKLPIINPLVRLPMWPNVSGGTGLISQALLANADALCAAVSPLMDPDETLMEGYFERCVMNNYFGIGIDAKISLDFHHKREEHPEKCRSRAKNYMWYGVLGSKQWLQKTYKNLEQRVQLECDGQRIPLPSLQGIVVLNIPSFMGGTNFWGGTKEGDLFLAPSFDDRILEVVAVFGSVQMAASRLINLQHHRIAQCQTVQINILGDEGVPIQVDGEAWIQPPGIIRIIHKNRMQMLYRNRALETSLKTWEEKQRNTLNAISQSASTLSNTQLQSQTRSLQSHKPSYLNDDEMYILLGFIEVVTTLVKWVKLLIISHPSLEPDLYQVAARTAQALEQVHPDGKILQGINLRPVVTELVSSARQLYEDSCELLRDKAQSLKLREDLENKLSFSLASMEQELKKFTFDEGGTGLVYLQNLPSDEQFRRSGANSGAHTIRDQVTTWSVQEVCSWLENLQLGEYTDKFVSHDIRGRELLSLARRDLKELGITKVGHVKRILQAINDLNN from the exons ATGTCACCGAAGCAACAGAGAACCCGTACTCGATTCAAG GTGATAACTCCATTTCGATCACTGGTTCTCTGTGGGAAAAGTAAACAAGAAATGGAAGATTGGTTGAATGCATTAAGAACAGTAACAAAAAATCATACTCAGACAGATTCTGGAATTGCAGAAATGCTTAGTGGTAATCATCAGTGGTATGCAACAAGTCATGCAAGACCAACTTACTGTAATATTTGCAGAGATGCTCTTTATG GTGTTACTTCCCATGGTTTAAGTTgtgaaatatgtaaatataaagtaCACAAACGATGTAGCATAAAAGCAATAAATAATTGCAAATGGACCACATTGGCATCTATTGGCAAGGACATTATTGAGGACCAAGATGGG AACATTACTATGCCACATCAATGGATGGAAGGCAATTTACCAGTATCCTCAAAATGTTCTGTATGTGATAAAACTTGTGGCTCTGTTCTCAG GCTTCAAGATTGGAGATGTTTATGGTGCAGAGCTACAGTACATACAGCTTGTAGACCAGCcataagtgttaagtgtccatTAGGACCAGTTAAATTGAGTGTAGTTCCTCCTACAGCACTGCATAGTATAG gtAGCGATGAAGCTTGGGAAGCTACAAGACCTACTGGATGCAGCCCACTTTTAGTATTTGTAAATAGTAAATCAGGTGACAATCAAGGTATTAAATTTCTTAGAagatttaaacaattattaaatcCAGCACAAGTATTTGATCTTATAAAAGGAGGACCAGGACCAGg GTTAAGATTATTCCGTCACTTCGATCCTTTTCGTATATTGGTATGCAGTGGAGATGGATCTGTTGGTTGGGTTCTTTCTGAAATTGATCGCCTAGGAATGCAT aaGCAGTGTCAAGTTGGAGTTCTACCATTGGGAACTGGAAATGACCTAGCACGTGTATTGGGTTGGGGATCTTCTTGTGATGACGATGCTCATTTACCCCAGTTATTGGAAAAGTATGAGAAAGCAGGCACAAAAATGCTTGATCGGTGGAGTATTATGACTTTTGAACGTAGCATATCTTTGCCATGTCCTAAAAGTGTTTTAACTCATTCTAATACTACATTAAAATCTAGCATTATTCATCAATATGAGGATAATGTTGTTACtcatataacaaatattttagaATCAGACGAAGAAAATGTAGTTTTATCTAATATTAG aatTTTATGTGGCACAGTGAAAGATTTTGCAacatatatattggaaaatgtaAACTCAGAGGACCAACAAGtggaagaaaaatgtaaaatacttCAGCAAAAACTTAAttcatttttagaaatattgtgCAAAGAGGAAGGATATCTAACTGAGCACTTAGATGATGCAGATAACATTACTTTAAATACTGAAATTTCTGTTTCACCTGATAATTGTGAAAAAGGTGTATTAGAAAAACCTGAGAAAGatataacaaatttgaaaaaagttGAGAAAAGGAGACAACTTATAGAAAAGGAAACTGTAATTTCGAG AGCAAACAGTTTGAAAAGAATTGTAAGAAAACTTGTGGAATATTCTCATTTGGTTATAGATAATCAgattaatataaatacaaaacatGCTACTAAAAtaggaaatacaaatagttcaCTAGAAGATGGTACTGTATTAAATTCAATATCAA ATAAAAGACAACAATTGGATATCCCTGGTTTAAGAGTAGATCACGTTGACAATTTATCTGTAGGACCATTAATAGAATCTGTAAGAAGTGCAGATAATTCAACATGTACTAGCCCAGTGCCTAACTTGGCATCTTTGAGTCCAATACCTGATCTTAGGAGAGATTCTCAACCAGAggaattattgacattacctgCACCTGATGGTTTTGCTGATAGTAGACGAAATAGTGAAAATTTACCGCAAGT TTCATTTAACTTTCAACTGCCTACAGCTCAGTCTGTCTCTCTGGATAATGAGCAAGAAGCAGAAACACCTGAATCTAATGACCAACAAATATCTGACTCTAATAACATAGATATTTCTTCAGAATTTCAAATTAGTGTTACAAGAACTACTTTTGACACAAGTTCACCTTCGGAAGATGGAACTACACAAGACATTTCTTCTGACATAGATTCAATTCAATCACCAGAAGAACATGAACaaaaacttgaaaataaaactaaaatggAAGTAACTAAAG GGTATATAGGTAGTGATGCATTTGATTCTGAAATTAGGCACATTGATTCTCCCGATAATTCAGAAATGGTCACTAGTGAAATACAAAATTCTGAAAGTTTAATAGGACAAGATTTAACTAGTATAATAAATGGAGAAGAATATGATTCTGTAAGAGAATACCTAGAAAAtgaattagaaaatacagattttacAAATGAAATTGCTAGGCGATCATTTAAAAGATCAACAAAGAGTTCTACTGTTATAGAAATAGAG AACAAAATTAAGTACAAAGTGGGATCAATAGGACAGAATGTAAACGAAGCGAATAAATTTAAAGATTCTCAAGATGCTAAAGCATCCGATTTACTAAGCCCTGTATGTTGCTTTACTGTATCTTCGGAAACAACTGCAACAAACGAAAAACCTAATAACTTTCCACCTACAATAAGTGTTATAATTAATCCTCCCAGTCCATCAATGTCGATTGAAAGTCAGCACGATTCAGATGTAGAATATAAAATGAAGCCTTATTTAAGACGACAGATTGGTGAAAGTATGGAAAGAT TAAGTGTAGAACTACCAGAATCGGGTTTCTCTCCTCAAGCAACTCGTCGGATTAGCAGCGGAAGTTTGTTAAAAGCGTCAGAAGTTGTTTCTTTAGCTGCTACAGCTGCGAAATTTGGTGGTTCTAACGCAAGTTTACGTCACGAAAGAGTGAAATCTGTTGAAAAAACAGAAGATGTTAAAAAGCTGCCAATTATTAACCCATTAGTTCGGTTACCCATGTGGCCAa ATGTTAGCGGTGGAACAGGACTTATTAGTCAAGCATTACTTGCAAATGCAGATGCACTATGTGCTGCTGTATCACCATTAATGGATCCTGATGAAACATTAAT GGAAGGCTATTTTGAACGCTGTGTTATGAATAATTATTTTGGAATTGGCATAGATGCAAAAATTAGTCTTGATTTTCATCATAAAAGGGAAGAACATCCTGAAAAATGTCGTTCACGAGCAAAAAATTACATGTGGTATGGTGTATTAGGATCCAAACAATGGTTACAAAAAACATATAAGAATCTTGAACAAAGAGTACAATTAGAATGTGATGGTCAACGGATACCATTGCCTTCATTACAAGGAATTGTTGTATTAAACATTCCAAG CTTTATGGGTGGTACAAATTTTTGGGGAGGAACAAAAGAAGGAGATTTGTTTTTAGCACCTTCATTTGATGATCGTATATTGGAAGTTGTAGCTGTATTTGGTTCTGTTCAAATGGCTGCATCACGATTAATTAACTTACAACATCATAGAATTGCACAGTGTCAAACagttcaaattaatattttggGTGATGAGGGAGTACCTATACAAGTTGATGGTGAAGCTTGGATTCAACCTCCtggtattatacgtattatacatAAAAATCGTATGCAAATGCTTTACAGAAATAGG GCACTTGAAACATCCTTAAAAACATGGGAGGAGAAGCAACGCAATACACTCAATGCAATATCTCAGTCAGCATCTACTTTGAGCAATACACAATTGCAATCACAAACTAGGTCTCTACAATCACATAAGCCATCATATTTAAATGATGATGAAATGTATATTCTTTTGGGATTTATCGAAGTAGTTACAACTTTAGTTAAATGGGTCAAACTTCTCATTATATCACATCCAAGTTTGGAACCAGATTTGTATCAAGTTGCAGCACGAACAGCACAAGCTCTTGAACAAGTTCATCCAGATGGAAAAATTTTGCAAGGA ATTAATTTAAGACCAGTAGTAACAGAGTTGGTGTCAAGTGCAAGACAACTTTATGAAGACTCATGCGAATTACTCAGAGATAAAGCACAGAGTCTA AAATTACGGGAAGACTTAGAAAATAAACTATCATTTTCTTTGGCCAGTATGGAACAGGAATTAAAGAAATTTACGTTTGATGAAGGAGGTACAGGATTAGTATATTTACAAAACTTACCATCAGATGAGCAG TTTCGACGTTCAGGGGCTAATTCTGGAGCACATACTATTCGAGATCAAGTTACTACATGGAGTGTACAAGAAGTGTGTTCCTGGTTGGAGAATTTACAGTTGGGTGAATATACTGATAAATTTGTTTCTCACGATATACGAGGTAGGGAATTATTATCATTAGCCCGTAGAGATCTCAAGGAACTTGGTATTACTAAAGTAGGACATGTTAAACGAATCTTACAAGCTATCAATGATCTAAATAAttaa